A portion of the Bacteroidota bacterium genome contains these proteins:
- a CDS encoding sulfotransferase, protein MIFIVGSSRSGTTMMGDVLGRNARVFTFQELHFFEQLWTPGDAGPLAEDEQVSLAARLLCVQREGYLTHGSASAYDREARDLLAQPTSVDSVLPDALRVYHVVLAYETARRGAQRPCEQTPRNVLYLREILDHFPEAQVVNMVRDPRDVLLSQKGKWRRRYLGHPDTPLSETVRARINYHPYTVSKLWRASVAAARAFEDHPRVCTVRYEDLVHAPDETVAHLCDFLGLDYELAMLAVPQVGSSDARDDTADLGINASRALRWKRGGLSSTERYIAQATNADFIEAYRYEEDPVQPSWLKVTGAYALAPVQLGVALMANLHRIRNLRETLRRRLT, encoded by the coding sequence TCGCAGCGGGACCACCATGATGGGGGACGTGCTCGGGCGCAATGCCCGCGTCTTCACCTTTCAGGAACTGCACTTTTTCGAGCAGCTGTGGACACCCGGAGACGCCGGGCCGCTGGCCGAGGACGAGCAGGTCAGCCTCGCCGCGCGGCTGCTGTGTGTGCAGCGCGAGGGCTACCTGACGCATGGCTCAGCGAGCGCCTACGACCGCGAAGCACGCGATCTCCTCGCGCAGCCCACGTCCGTCGACTCAGTGCTGCCGGATGCGCTGCGCGTATACCACGTCGTCCTGGCCTACGAGACTGCTCGGCGCGGAGCTCAGCGGCCCTGCGAGCAGACGCCGCGCAACGTGCTCTACCTCCGAGAGATTCTGGATCACTTCCCGGAGGCGCAGGTCGTCAACATGGTCCGCGACCCGAGAGACGTGCTGCTCTCGCAGAAAGGGAAATGGCGCCGGCGGTACCTCGGGCACCCGGACACGCCACTCTCCGAGACGGTGCGCGCCCGCATCAACTACCACCCATACACGGTTAGCAAGCTGTGGCGGGCTTCGGTGGCCGCGGCGCGCGCCTTTGAGGACCACCCTCGGGTTTGCACGGTGCGCTATGAGGACCTCGTGCATGCGCCCGACGAGACCGTGGCGCACCTCTGCGACTTCCTCGGCCTCGACTACGAGCTGGCGATGCTGGCTGTGCCGCAGGTCGGCTCCTCCGACGCCCGCGACGACACCGCTGACCTCGGCATCAATGCGTCGCGTGCCCTCCGGTGGAAGCGGGGCGGCCTGTCGAGCACGGAGCGCTACATCGCCCAAGCGACCAACGCCGACTTCATCGAGGCATACCGCTACGAGGAGGATCCCGTGCAGCCGAGTTGGCTAAAGGTCACCGGGGCCTATGCGCTCGCGCCCGTGCAACTCGGCGTGGCGCTTATGGCCAACCTCCACCGCATCCGAAACCTGCGGGAGACACTGCGCCGTCGTCTGACCTAG
- a CDS encoding DUF4147 domain-containing protein — translation MDLVADARALYDAAVSGVQAPAVVARFDAQAVLGRPLDSFGTVTVIGAGKASMAMAGALEVQHPTVPFAGSVVVPHGYPETFPAALPVPQQIRVRTAGHPVPDEASAAAARDALADMAATGRDQVVLVLLSGGGSALWTCPPEGVALCDLQVLNRSLLASGLPIHIMNAVRKHVSRISGGRLAAAAHPTPIVALVLSDVIGNDLASIASGPTVGDGTTRAEVRAHLHQAHLWNRLPASVAAHLDSDLGVPLAPFDERLDEAHTVLLGSNRDALDAAATEARARGYAVVEVTDSMAGEAREVGAAHARAALGHTGPTALLWSGEPTVTLTGSGRGGRNQETALAAALALDKGRGDLVVLCGGTDGIDGPTDAAGAWATPHTVSAAQRHGLDARAHLADNDAYSFFDRLAGLDDTAGGLLRPSPTHTNVMDLHVALVA, via the coding sequence CTCGTCGCCGATGCCCGCGCCCTATATGACGCCGCCGTGAGCGGGGTGCAAGCGCCCGCCGTTGTGGCCCGGTTCGACGCACAGGCCGTGCTCGGGCGGCCGCTCGACAGCTTCGGGACCGTCACCGTCATCGGTGCCGGGAAGGCGTCCATGGCGATGGCCGGCGCCCTCGAAGTGCAGCACCCGACCGTGCCCTTCGCTGGCAGTGTGGTGGTGCCGCACGGCTACCCCGAGACGTTTCCAGCCGCGCTCCCCGTACCACAGCAGATCCGCGTCCGCACCGCAGGCCACCCCGTCCCTGACGAAGCAAGCGCCGCAGCCGCACGCGATGCCCTTGCGGATATGGCTGCAACGGGCCGCGACCAGGTCGTCCTCGTGTTGCTCTCGGGCGGCGGCTCCGCGCTCTGGACCTGTCCTCCCGAAGGCGTCGCACTCTGCGACTTGCAGGTGCTCAACCGAAGCCTCCTCGCCAGCGGCCTGCCCATCCACATCATGAACGCCGTGCGCAAGCACGTCTCGCGCATCAGCGGAGGACGTCTAGCCGCAGCCGCCCACCCGACCCCTATCGTTGCGCTCGTCCTGTCCGACGTCATCGGCAACGATCTCGCGAGCATCGCCAGCGGCCCTACCGTGGGCGATGGGACGACACGCGCCGAGGTGCGCGCCCACCTGCACCAGGCCCACCTCTGGAACCGACTCCCTGCGTCCGTCGCGGCGCACCTCGACTCGGACCTGGGCGTGCCGCTGGCGCCGTTCGACGAGCGCCTCGACGAAGCGCACACCGTGCTCCTCGGCTCCAACCGCGACGCGCTCGACGCTGCGGCGACGGAAGCACGCGCCCGCGGCTACGCCGTCGTCGAGGTCACCGACAGCATGGCGGGCGAAGCTCGGGAGGTCGGCGCAGCGCATGCGCGGGCGGCACTCGGTCACACAGGCCCGACCGCGCTGCTCTGGAGCGGCGAGCCGACCGTCACGCTCACTGGGAGTGGTCGGGGCGGTCGGAACCAAGAAACCGCCCTAGCTGCCGCCTTGGCGCTCGACAAGGGCCGAGGTGACCTCGTTGTGCTATGCGGGGGCACGGACGGCATCGACGGGCCGACGGACGCCGCTGGAGCCTGGGCCACGCCGCACACAGTCTCGGCTGCCCAGCGCCACGGCCTCGACGCCCGAGCGCACCTCGCAGACAACGACGCGTATTCCTTTTTTGACCGGCTCGCTGGGCTCGACGACACCGCTGGCGGACTACTTCGCCCTAGCCCTACGCACACGAACGTGATGGACCTGCACGTGGCGCTCGTCGCGTAG
- a CDS encoding capsule assembly Wzi family protein: MRPLFRFAAGCLVALLALAPGASAQTEGLLQINDDVHEFLLRQHTRGLLPGAFVTNQPLSAYQAQEYLTRLADSEEARAAMTTTDRRLLAEYRGETPGASVGFVRDYAPALYRDGRSFISATGEDYAFQAEPLAYLSLGSARQTGAASAFGDQVTTLRNTRGFRVAGHVDLSETTKIFVESRVMDNQYTLPLGAVADESPDYRPFGERIGERDFDNGDTYDYWLVSGVVGFDSKHFEARFGRDQNRWGPGYGSLLLSNYAPTYDFLQFRTRFWRIEYVNLFAAFVDVTRERDAFSKQRRAKYGSLHRLAIDLPYGLQFAVSEAATLAPTDEDRGPEFYLAYLNPVIFYRALDFEMGSPANMLLAFDGSWTLPSAWLGNRGATLYYQFMFDEFRASEFFSSRGWRNNKWGVTVGARLVDLPLPNLDLTVEYARIRPFTYTSANPARAYVHRTGLIGHPIGPNAQDVSFLATYRPATRLTLGLGGAVTSTGRNEGGVPTADGFFNFGSDPLVSYNECFRREDLCFGNGNEFGNEVGQGIGQTRVLMEGRVGYELLPKLTFEVAGRLSNQTDDGDASRDFGFADLFATLRWGLPFQSFRF; the protein is encoded by the coding sequence ATGCGCCCCCTCTTCCGCTTTGCCGCGGGTTGCCTCGTTGCCCTCCTCGCGCTCGCGCCCGGGGCCTCGGCCCAGACCGAAGGCCTGCTCCAGATCAACGACGACGTGCACGAGTTTCTGCTTCGGCAGCACACACGCGGGCTGCTGCCGGGAGCGTTCGTGACCAACCAGCCGCTCTCGGCCTACCAGGCCCAGGAGTACCTCACGCGCCTCGCCGACTCAGAAGAAGCGCGGGCCGCCATGACAACCACGGACCGGCGCCTGCTGGCCGAGTATCGCGGCGAGACCCCGGGCGCGAGCGTCGGCTTCGTACGTGACTATGCGCCAGCGCTCTACCGCGACGGCCGCTCGTTTATCTCCGCGACGGGCGAAGACTACGCGTTCCAGGCCGAGCCACTCGCCTACCTCTCCCTCGGCAGCGCCCGGCAGACCGGCGCCGCGAGCGCGTTCGGCGACCAGGTCACGACGCTCCGCAACACACGCGGCTTCCGCGTCGCGGGGCACGTGGACCTGTCGGAGACCACCAAGATCTTCGTCGAGTCCCGGGTGATGGACAACCAGTACACGCTCCCGCTGGGGGCTGTCGCGGACGAGAGCCCCGACTACCGCCCCTTCGGCGAGCGGATCGGCGAGCGCGACTTCGACAACGGCGACACGTACGACTATTGGCTTGTCTCCGGCGTCGTAGGCTTCGACTCGAAGCACTTCGAGGCGCGCTTCGGGCGCGACCAGAACCGCTGGGGCCCCGGCTACGGGAGCCTGCTCCTCTCCAACTATGCCCCGACCTACGACTTCCTCCAGTTCCGCACCCGCTTCTGGCGCATCGAGTACGTGAACCTCTTCGCTGCATTCGTGGACGTGACGCGGGAGCGCGACGCCTTCAGCAAGCAGCGGCGCGCCAAGTATGGCTCGCTCCACCGGCTCGCCATCGACCTGCCCTATGGGTTGCAGTTTGCCGTGAGCGAAGCCGCCACGCTGGCCCCGACGGACGAGGACCGAGGCCCCGAGTTCTACCTCGCCTACCTCAACCCCGTCATCTTCTACCGCGCCCTCGACTTCGAGATGGGCAGCCCGGCCAACATGCTGCTCGCGTTCGACGGCTCCTGGACGCTGCCGTCGGCCTGGCTCGGCAACCGCGGCGCGACGCTCTACTACCAGTTCATGTTCGACGAATTCCGCGCCTCGGAGTTTTTCTCGAGCCGAGGCTGGCGCAACAACAAGTGGGGCGTGACGGTTGGAGCGCGCCTCGTCGATCTGCCCCTCCCCAACCTCGATCTGACGGTCGAGTATGCACGCATCCGCCCGTTCACCTACACAAGTGCGAACCCGGCGCGGGCCTACGTGCACCGCACGGGGCTGATCGGTCATCCCATCGGGCCCAATGCGCAGGACGTGTCCTTCCTCGCTACCTACCGCCCCGCTACCCGCCTGACACTAGGCTTAGGCGGAGCGGTCACAAGCACGGGGCGCAACGAGGGCGGCGTTCCCACCGCCGACGGTTTCTTCAACTTCGGCAGCGACCCGCTCGTCTCCTACAACGAATGCTTCCGGCGCGAAGACCTTTGCTTTGGCAATGGCAACGAGTTTGGCAACGAGGTGGGCCAAGGCATCGGCCAAACGCGGGTGCTGATGGAAGGGCGTGTGGGCTACGAGCTGCTGCCGAAGCTGACGTTCGAGGTGGCTGGGCGCCTCTCGAACCAGACCGACGACGGCGACGCGAGCCGAGACTTTGGGTTCGCAGACCTCTTTGCGACGCTCCGCTGGGGCCTCCCCTTCCAGAGCTTCCGCTTCTAG
- a CDS encoding DUF1972 domain-containing protein, which produces MTPRATPVRSLAILGTRGIPAHYGGFETFADELSTRLVAQGIDVTVFCESDGPRAPENYKGVRLEFVETPRLGSLTTVLYDVRCLWRARKRFDVVYMLGYGASAFCWLPRLYKREVWINMDGIEWAREKYNWIGKAYLRAMEGFAMRTPSRLIADAAAVKTNLADRHRSMPPCDVIAYGAPALHHRPDPALLAEWGLTPKGYHSVVCRFEPENHVTEIIEGYSASESPLPLIVLGDHTQPTEYVQRIRAAAARDPRVRLIGTVYERDRLQALRYHSVSYLHGHSVGGTNPSLLEALGCGNVVVAHDNPFNREVGGDAVLYFREAAELPALLQRIEESTALQRALSEQAVARIEARYTWGRIVGQYLELLGHPQRVEAPVEVPAARLPSHSGDGHRSAEPVLVIAEEAPRRA; this is translated from the coding sequence GTGACCCCACGTGCTACTCCCGTCCGCTCGCTTGCGATTTTAGGTACACGCGGAATCCCAGCTCATTACGGTGGTTTCGAAACCTTTGCAGACGAGTTGTCGACGCGCTTGGTCGCTCAAGGCATCGACGTGACGGTGTTCTGCGAGAGCGACGGCCCGCGCGCGCCTGAGAACTACAAAGGCGTCCGCCTCGAATTCGTGGAGACCCCCCGCCTGGGAAGTCTCACCACGGTGCTCTACGACGTCCGGTGCCTCTGGCGAGCCCGCAAGCGCTTCGACGTGGTCTACATGCTCGGCTATGGCGCGAGCGCCTTCTGCTGGCTGCCGCGCCTCTACAAGCGCGAGGTGTGGATCAACATGGACGGCATCGAGTGGGCACGCGAGAAGTACAACTGGATCGGTAAGGCCTACCTTCGCGCAATGGAAGGCTTCGCCATGCGGACGCCCTCGCGGCTGATCGCGGACGCCGCGGCGGTGAAAACCAACCTGGCCGACCGCCACCGCAGCATGCCGCCCTGCGACGTGATTGCCTACGGGGCGCCAGCGCTGCACCACCGCCCCGATCCGGCTCTCCTCGCCGAGTGGGGCCTGACGCCGAAGGGCTACCACAGCGTGGTGTGCCGCTTCGAGCCGGAGAACCACGTCACTGAGATCATCGAGGGCTACAGCGCCTCCGAGAGTCCGCTGCCCCTCATCGTGCTCGGCGACCACACCCAGCCGACCGAGTACGTCCAGCGGATCCGGGCCGCCGCCGCGCGCGACCCCCGCGTCCGCCTCATCGGGACCGTCTACGAGCGTGACCGCCTCCAGGCCTTGCGCTACCACAGTGTCTCCTACCTCCACGGCCACTCGGTCGGCGGTACCAACCCGTCGCTGCTCGAAGCCTTGGGGTGTGGCAACGTCGTCGTCGCGCACGACAACCCGTTCAACCGCGAGGTAGGCGGCGACGCCGTGCTCTACTTCCGGGAGGCTGCCGAGCTACCCGCGCTGCTCCAACGCATCGAAGAGAGCACGGCCCTACAGCGGGCGCTCTCCGAGCAGGCTGTGGCGCGCATCGAGGCGCGCTACACCTGGGGTCGCATCGTCGGGCAGTATCTCGAACTCCTCGGGCACCCGCAGCGCGTGGAGGCTCCGGTGGAAGTGCCAGCGGCGCGTCTGCCGAGCCACAGCGGCGACGGCCATCGGTCCGCCGAGCCGGTTCTTGTGATCGCCGAGGAAGCGCCGCGCCGCGCGTAG